A region of the Cucurbita pepo subsp. pepo cultivar mu-cu-16 chromosome LG14, ASM280686v2, whole genome shotgun sequence genome:
TTGGTGATTGGCATTCAATCTGAAGTTGGAAAATGGGGAAAATTATCCCATTATTGACTCAAATCTGCTTATGGGTGTTTGAGTAACAACATAACTCAATGAAGAATCCTACAGGAGCTCTTTTGTATAAGATAGAGGAGTTCTTTAATTGAATTCTTTTGGGAGGagttctttcaattttcattgttCACGAATCATTTTAGATTTCTAAGAATATTGATatgttctttcatttattgttatttaagaAAAGGCAAGTTATTCAGTTGCAAATGTTCATAAACCATATTTATATTCACTAGATTGGTTTGGTGATTTTGGCATTCGATTTGAAGCTGGGGAATTTTGCCTTGTTGGTTGTCAATGTCATAATTTTCCCATCGTCGAATCCCTTCTGCTAGTTTTACTATGTCCTTGTGACTTCGGGTACCTTTTGATGGGGGCCGATTTTCGAATGCTACATTTCGAAAATGCTAAAGTCACAAGGTACccaaaattccaaaatcttCATGGGGTACCCCCATCAAAAGGTACCCAAATTTGCCCCCCCCCCCCAGAAGAATTACTCGAAAGTACGAATTTAAATGTAAAACTAATTCGTCTATCATGATCAACTTGTTCGTTCTCACTTATCCTCCTGTGGATTTCTCATGTGGAGTTCTATTCTGTAGCTTTTTTCCTCGATCAGGTGAATCCAACCAATGGCAGACTTGCCAGGTTCTTTGCAAGCCTGTTTGAGTATGGGGAAGGTGGCATTCTTAGCAATTTTGGTTTCCGGAGGAATTGTGTTGCAGATATTGGTAAGTAAAATTCTCTTTGGAAACTTTTGATTCATTGAacaatatctttaaaattcttGGGTTTAGAACTCATTTTTGATATCTCGTTTATTATCTGCTATGGCAGGCATGTGCCTTGTACAATAATTGGTGGCCAATGCTAAGTGGTATATGACTAAAATTTCTCCTGGGCCCTCTTTTAGTGCTTTTTACAACATGAAATCTCTCTGCagctaagtttttttttttttcatatcttaTTTGCTGGACTTACTATACTGATTTCTTTTCCACGAATATGTTTTTCCATCCACTAAACTTCTGTTTAAATACAGAATCTCTTAGTAATGGCTAGATAGAAGTGTTTTTCATCTCCACCATGCTCCACTCGAAACTTTATTTCTAGCATTTTTACTCGACATGACTCATATAATGAAAGAGTAAGGATTTTCAGTTCTTCATGTACGACCAGCCCCTCATCGAGAGATGTCGGTTGGAGGGTTGTGTGATGACCAAAGGACAACTCATTTTATATCCCGTCTCTCTTTTTTATCACAGACCGATttcctatttttcttctaaaatgtTGGCGGGGCCAAAAGTtacaatcaaaattattatagcTTTTGATTGCTGCTTGTCACCACAATCTTTGTAGTGGTCGTATCGATGTCGGGCGTCTCTGTTTGATGAGGTTTACAATTTTTGCGTGCATTTTATATGGGACTtattgttcgatatttgaatAAAGCTTGCAGAGCTTGTAGCTGTTCATGTAGTGTATAATGACCGTGGCTTAGAATCTGACATCCCCCTGTTCTTACCagttgatttctttcttcagtATAAATGTAGATTTATCTTTTTgtactaatatatatttttcttgactAATTTCATGGCACTATTCTTTGCAGTGATAATGTATGTACTTCTCCCCATGCCTTTACTATTCTTTGCGGGATCAGATAGCTCTTCATTATATACTGATTCGAGCGATAGGTTTGACTTTTGACTTTGTAACCCATTTGATAAGCGTTTTTAATCAGTCGAAACGTTACttttaagatattaaaagaTTATCCAAAACAAACTCTTGTATTCATAAAATTCACGTACTCTTCCTTTTCTCCCCACATATCATTATCATTGAGACAGCTGGATCAATGCGACGAAATTCTTGACCGGAGCCTCGACAATAGGAAGCATTGCCATCCCCATCATTCTGAAGCATGCCGGGATCATCGGCTGGGGGGCAATGGCAATGGACCTCTCGTCGTTCGTAGTGTTCGTGATTGCCATTTTGTGTTTTATGGGGATGAGCGAGGACGACGGCTACACCATGTTCTGAGATACTGCATCTCCATGGCAATGAAGCTGAAGCTGTGTGCTATCTCCATCTGGTGAGGCTTCTGGTTTTGTTCATTCTTGTCTGAGATTCTCCTACTACATCTGCACATGTTTAATGAAGATCATATATTTCTTCGTTGGTTTGTTGTTATCTTTGAAGATTTGTTGTTATACCAAAATTGAGATGAGTAAGAAGGGGGTTGACAGTGTGAATCCCAGGTTGTTGAGTGTACATGTATATTTGAAAAGGAATGGGCATTGAACCAGATGTGAATTGTGACTGTTCTTGCCCCATGCTTGAAATGGGATGTATGTGTCTATttggtttataaattttgtgtatGAAACTCTCAATTTTTTATCAAGTAGATACGTGAATCTTAAAAAGTATCGAAGATCGAGAAGAAATTTGtagttttgaaagtttaaagactAAAAAGACGTAAATCTCAAAGcttgtaaattaaatttgtagtataattattgtattttggcagttcttttatttatatcttttatattcttccatttagAGACCATCTGTCGGTATATATCTCAGCTAAGTTAGAGTTGAACATAATCAAACAACGTAAAAAGAGACACATGTCGATGATGAATTAATACATAAGAGAGATGCGttgagaaaatgatgagaaccCACGTTATTTGTTGTAGTTAATTTAGAAGGTTTTCCAATTCTCGAAGAAAATATCTGTTTCGAAACGTTGTCGACCTAAAATTTGTGGGAAGATTTACTTGTATCTCTTTATTGGGAGTATTGTGAGTATGTGTTTTTAGATACGCATAATTTGATTTGCATGAACACGAACATATAGGCCAACAGGATTCGTCTAAAACGTGTTCATCACTAGTGATCAATGTTCGAATTTCCTTACCAAAAAGGGAACAATATATGCACAAATTACAGAATAGATAGCAATAAAAGACAATGAGTAGTCGCATATTCCCCATGCCGGATTCTCATTCTCTAGCTCCCCACGTCTCTATAAACCTGCATTTGCTCTGTTCTCCCAAAACCCATCTCCATTTTCGCTGCTTCTCAATACCCATTGCAAACAACACATACATTCCCACACACGGACACAAGCTTTTGCATCTTTTCATCGATCTCTGCCGGCGATGACGGCTTCAGAAGATGAACATTCCGTCGACAGGTAAATTCGCAGCCCGCAGATGTTTTCCTTTGTTGATTTCATGCTTTACTGTTTTCAATCTGAAACTTGTTCGTGATCGCAAACTATGACCTAATTTTCTGATGCATTTTGAAATGTGTCTCTGTATTCTTGTGATTCTTCTTGATCGTGCTCTTGATTTCTCGCGTTCTTTCTAATACTATATCTTAATTGAAATTAGGGTTCTTCTTTCTGcatttgtgaaatttttaaGAGATTTGTTTGGTGGAGAAAAAGTGAAGTCATTGATCTTGACGCTTGAAGAAGTTGGTATTTGATTTAGATCATCATAGAGCCATCAATCTCTGGTAATTAGGTTCGATCAAATTTTGATGGCGTATGCCATGCATTTTGAGTTTGTGCTTTATTTCAATTTGGTGCCTGTAGTTTTGTAAGTTTTAGTTTGGTTTCATTGCATTACCAGTCTCCCTTTACCTGGAAACGCGCCCGACCCTCCGTTTCTCATATCGTCAACCAACTTCTAGATATATCTCGTACTATGAACGGTTTGTAATGACTTTTTAAGTGCTTAACAAAGTGATTCCAATCTGATCTTAAATGTCAGCTCATTGCCTCTTTTTGCCACgtcaaaagaaaacatacatagtaaatgtaacagctcaagttcaCTGCTAACTAGCAGCTAtggttctctttgggctttccatttCGGACTtcttcttaaagtttttaaaacgtttctgctagggagaagtctccacacccttataaagaatgtttcgttctcttccccaactgatgtgggatctcacagtaaaAGAGTATACAAAAATTGATATCGGGACAACAAACTTGAGAGACTTAACTAAAACCACTTTAGCTATATAACGGCTCAatcccactgctagcagatattgttctctatgggctttcccttccgagattcccctcaaagttttaaaacgcgtcacctagggagaggtttccacactcttataaagaatgctttgttctcctccccaatcgacgtggtatctcacaattcacccccttttggggcctagcgtctttgctggcacatcgcctcatgtccaccctcatttggggctcaacctcctcgctgacacattgttcagtgtctggctctgatatcatttgtaatggcccaagcccactgttagcaaatattgtcctcgtcctctttgggctttctctttcgagcttcccctcaaggtttttaaaattttaaaacgatgAGAACCAACTTGAAACAAAACGCAAACTATGGAGACTAAAGTGGAAATTAACCTAATAAATGTCGTAAAAGAAAGAAGTACGAGCACGAGATCGAAACATTTGTTTGTCACGACTCTAGTCAAACGTAAGACTAACAAAGTCCACCAAAGTCCTTTTTAGTTTTCCCTTCAGCTCTTACTGCTTTAAATGATTTGGTTTGCCTGTGCTATTCTGGCTTCCTTATTGCTTGTATTTTGTGGAGCCAGCAAAAGCTCTCTTGTCATGCTTGCTCCTGTGGAAGCAGTTCTTTTCGATGTAGATGGAACATTGTGTGATTCGGATCCCCTTCATTACTATGCCTTCCGTGAAATGCTTCAAGAGGTTAgattcattttgttttgtttagaaGGAAAAGATCAACATCCCaaattagttggagaggggaacgaagcattccttgtaagggtgtggaaaccgctccctagtagatgcattttaaaaccgtgaggctgacggtgatacgtaacgggctaaagtagacaatatctgctagcggcgagcttgggctgttacaaatggtataagagccaaacggacggtgtgctagcgagaacgctggatCCCaagaggatggattgtgagatcccacattggttggagtgtttggagaggggaacgaagcattcatcataaggttgtggaaacctctccctagtaaacgcgttttaaaatcttgaggctgacggtgatacgtaacggactaaaacggacaatatctgctagcggtgggcatagactgttataaatggtatcagagccagacaccgggcggcagtgtgccaacgaggacattgggcccctaaggggggtTGGagtgtgaaatcccacattggatggagaggggaacgaagcatgccttataagggtgtggaaacctctccttagtagacgcattttaaaagcgtgaggctgatggtgatacataacgggctaaagtggacaatatcttctagcggtgggcttgagctgttacagtaTCATATGCTGATATGATTTGCAGATTGGTTTCAATGGTGGGGTTCCTATTGATGAGgagtttttcattaaaaatgttGCTGGCAAGCATAACGATGATGTTGCCCGAGCAATATTCCCAGATGATTTCGAACGAGGTTTGAAATTTTGCGACGAGAAGGAGGC
Encoded here:
- the LOC111810637 gene encoding vacuolar protein sorting-associated protein 55 homolog, whose protein sequence is MADLPGSLQACLSMGKVAFLAILVSGGIVLQILACALYNNWWPMLSVIMYVLLPMPLLFFAGSDSSSLYTDSSDSWINATKFLTGASTIGSIAIPIILKHAGIIGWGAMAMDLSSFVVFVIAILCFMGMSEDDGYTMF